The following are encoded in a window of Thermostichus vulcanus str. 'Rupite' genomic DNA:
- a CDS encoding monovalent cation/H(+) antiporter subunit G — protein MEGLVEGLSSLFFAVGVLFWLWGTAPLIGDRSILFKLHSLSVSDTLGSMSIMIGLLLRIPREWPLLVLALISLAIWNTILGYVLAFCSQRKSL, from the coding sequence ATGGAAGGACTGGTCGAGGGGTTGAGCTCTCTTTTCTTCGCTGTTGGGGTGCTGTTTTGGCTGTGGGGAACGGCACCCCTGATTGGGGATCGCTCGATTTTGTTTAAGCTGCACAGCCTTTCGGTATCGGATACCTTGGGCTCGATGAGCATCATGATCGGGCTGTTGCTGCGGATCCCGCGGGAGTGGCCCCTGTTGGTGTTGGCGCTGATTTCGTTGGCAATTTGGAACACAATCTTGGGCTATGTGCTGGCCTTTTGCTCGCAGCGCAAGTCGTTGTAG
- a CDS encoding photosystem II reaction center protein L, whose translation MADQPERNPNSQPVELNRTSLYLGLLLVFVVGLLFSSYFLN comes from the coding sequence ATGGCTGACCAACCCGAAAGAAATCCCAATTCCCAACCGGTTGAACTGAACCGCACTTCCCTGTATTTGGGGCTGCTGTTGGTGTTTGTGGTTGGGCTGTTGTTCTCTAGCTACTTTCTCAATTGA
- a CDS encoding Na(+)/H(+) antiporter subunit B — protein sequence MKWLYGVATLLVALWLIIAVRASGTSTGAVFPTVEAVQVLATESGVPNAVTGLILRNRLYDTVFEVVVFSTAILGAKYLLADEQPTASVAQFSDIPSIVLARVGATISALIAVELAIRGHLTPGGGFAAGVAGGTAIGLIAITASSTWMEEIYAQWRAAMWEKLSVVAFIAVAILFLAGWQLPTGELGALISGGWIPILNILVATKVALGSWAAILIFIRYRGLL from the coding sequence ATGAAATGGCTCTACGGCGTGGCGACGTTACTGGTGGCGTTGTGGCTGATCATCGCCGTCCGCGCCAGCGGAACCTCTACAGGGGCTGTTTTCCCGACGGTTGAGGCGGTGCAGGTGCTGGCAACGGAAAGTGGTGTACCCAATGCGGTGACGGGCTTAATTTTGCGCAATCGTCTTTACGATACGGTCTTTGAAGTGGTCGTGTTTTCGACGGCGATTTTGGGCGCGAAATACCTGCTGGCGGATGAACAGCCGACGGCGAGTGTGGCCCAGTTTAGCGATATTCCCTCGATTGTGTTGGCGCGCGTGGGGGCGACCATTTCCGCTTTGATTGCGGTTGAGCTGGCGATTCGCGGGCACCTCACTCCAGGCGGTGGCTTTGCGGCGGGAGTGGCGGGGGGAACGGCGATTGGACTGATTGCAATCACCGCCTCTTCGACGTGGATGGAGGAGATCTATGCCCAGTGGCGGGCCGCGATGTGGGAGAAGCTGTCGGTGGTGGCGTTTATCGCTGTGGCGATTCTCTTTTTGGCCGGTTGGCAATTGCCCACGGGTGAGTTGGGGGCGCTAATCAGCGGCGGCTGGATCCCGATTCTCAATATCTTGGTGGCGACCAAGGTGGCCTTAGGTTCTTGGGCAGCCATTCTAATCTTTATCCGCTACCGCGGTTTGTTGTGA
- the psbE gene encoding cytochrome b559 subunit alpha, translating into MSGSTGERPFVDIITSVRYWVIHALTIPALFLAGWLFVSTGLAYDVFGTPRPNEYFTAERQELPIVSDRFQALDQLEKLGP; encoded by the coding sequence ATGTCTGGCAGCACCGGAGAGCGGCCCTTCGTCGATATCATCACCAGTGTCCGTTACTGGGTTATCCATGCTCTCACCATTCCTGCTTTATTTTTGGCGGGCTGGCTGTTTGTGAGCACCGGCTTGGCCTATGATGTTTTCGGCACTCCCCGCCCCAATGAGTATTTCACGGCAGAGCGGCAAGAGTTGCCGATTGTGAGCGACCGTTTTCAGGCTCTAGACCAGCTAGAGAAGCTGGGGCCATAG
- a CDS encoding cation:proton antiporter subunit C, whose product MSNAAIIITIILGFLGVVIKRNLIMKIIAMDVMSTGVIAFFVIWAARRGVFTPIYKPWRELAYADPVPQGVILTAIVIGLSVQALMLVGVMKLARNHPTLEVESIEQAIAADANADD is encoded by the coding sequence ATGTCGAATGCGGCCATCATCATCACGATCATCCTTGGCTTTTTGGGAGTCGTGATCAAGCGCAACCTGATTATGAAGATCATCGCTATGGATGTGATGAGTACGGGTGTGATTGCCTTCTTTGTGATTTGGGCGGCGCGGCGCGGTGTGTTCACACCTATCTACAAGCCCTGGCGTGAGCTGGCCTATGCCGATCCGGTGCCTCAGGGGGTGATCCTGACGGCCATTGTGATTGGTCTGTCGGTGCAAGCCTTGATGTTGGTGGGGGTAATGAAGCTGGCCCGCAACCACCCCACCCTGGAAGTCGAGAGTATCGAGCAGGCGATCGCTGCTGACGCGAACGCCGATGATTGA
- a CDS encoding photosystem I reaction center protein subunit XI, translated as MDYIRTFNDDPCEGHLSTPISDSPVTRLFINNLPINRPGLSPLLRGLEIGLAHGYFLVGPEIVVGPLRDYPEAANLGGLVTAMVIVLLGTACMSAYGSVSFGNKPETPGAEPLATARGWGDLTAGFFLGGMGGVFAAYFLLENFAGINAIFRGLVN; from the coding sequence ATGGATTACATTCGCACCTTTAACGACGATCCCTGCGAGGGGCATCTTTCTACGCCCATTAGTGATTCTCCCGTTACCCGTCTGTTCATCAACAACCTCCCCATCAACCGCCCTGGACTGTCGCCGCTGTTGCGGGGATTGGAGATTGGTTTGGCCCACGGCTACTTCTTGGTTGGCCCGGAAATTGTGGTTGGCCCGTTACGTGACTACCCTGAGGCCGCCAATTTGGGTGGATTGGTGACCGCCATGGTGATCGTGCTGTTGGGTACCGCCTGTATGTCAGCCTACGGCAGCGTGAGCTTTGGCAACAAACCGGAAACTCCAGGAGCTGAACCTCTGGCCACAGCGCGGGGCTGGGGAGATTTGACAGCAGGATTCTTCTTGGGGGGTATGGGCGGAGTTTTTGCAGCCTACTTCCTGCTGGAGAACTTTGCGGGTATCAACGCCATCTTCCGTGGCTTGGTCAATTAA
- a CDS encoding photosystem I reaction center subunit VIII: MTGSYAAAYLPWIFIPIVCWLLPAVSMAVLFLYVERD, encoded by the coding sequence ATGACTGGTTCTTACGCTGCCGCCTACCTCCCTTGGATTTTCATTCCGATTGTCTGCTGGTTGTTGCCTGCTGTCAGCATGGCGGTTCTCTTTCTCTATGTTGAGCGAGATTAG
- a CDS encoding type II toxin-antitoxin system VapC family toxin encodes MDCRVQHQGQHLIVEGACRLRLLTGIPPHRDPEEARLYISVVTLGELRRGIERIRHRGDHRQADLLEAWLQVILDDYADHILDFTVTEAQVWGRLRVPHPQNAIDKQLAATALVYGLTLVTRNVNDFVGTGVPLINPFEPFHNKPR; translated from the coding sequence ATGGATTGTAGAGTTCAGCATCAGGGTCAGCATCTCATTGTAGAGGGCGCTTGCCGGCTCAGGCTGCTCACAGGGATCCCTCCTCACAGGGATCCCGAAGAGGCTCGCCTCTATATCAGTGTGGTCACGCTTGGTGAACTCCGCCGAGGCATTGAACGCATTCGCCATCGTGGTGATCATCGGCAAGCCGACCTTCTGGAGGCTTGGCTGCAAGTTATTTTGGATGACTATGCCGATCACATTCTGGATTTCACCGTCACCGAAGCTCAGGTATGGGGACGCCTGCGCGTACCTCACCCTCAAAACGCCATCGACAAACAGCTAGCCGCTACAGCTCTGGTTTACGGACTCACTCTGGTCACTCGCAATGTCAACGACTTTGTCGGGACAGGGGTGCCTTTAATCAACCCATTTGAACCGTTTCACAACAAACCGCGGTAG
- a CDS encoding cation:proton antiporter, with translation MIELTLVWVALPFLLAFATYLVPALTRPSAIAMAALTVVYAVQHGGLPAATALPVELKLLDHFGVTLRIDANVASMLLAHGLVTLVVALYLDQRFVGSRFLAMQLLIVHGSANAVIISADLISVYVALEVLSVGVFLLLTYGRRAEHQPRVGDRQLWVGLRYLFMSNVAMLFYLMGTVLVYVRTGSFAMSGLAAATPTALALITLGLLAKGAIFVAGLWLPLTYISGDRVIVAVLSGFTTKAGAMAMARCSEASPVLAQWLPYLSAGSAVFGIAFALMSKTPQRLLAWSSVSQMGFVIAAPQWAGLYGLAHGLAKPLLFIGAAVENRWRWPMLILGAASLAGVPGGLGYGAKALSLSGLTPWHEWLLTLVTIGTTCVGVRVLLAPSPQETMGITGKAGWQDKVALLIWGGGLLWGWLPAAYSADSLLKALLSLSLGILLGWFWERVPQPQWRLDEGVEAVIGVLSLVLVLMLVLFAGVNHVALP, from the coding sequence ATGATTGAGCTCACACTGGTATGGGTGGCACTGCCCTTTTTGTTGGCCTTCGCCACCTACTTGGTGCCAGCTTTAACGCGCCCCAGTGCAATCGCTATGGCTGCGCTGACGGTGGTCTATGCCGTGCAGCACGGGGGCTTACCCGCTGCAACTGCTCTGCCAGTGGAGCTTAAGCTGCTGGATCACTTCGGGGTAACGCTGCGGATCGATGCCAACGTGGCCTCAATGCTCTTGGCCCATGGCCTGGTGACGCTGGTGGTGGCGTTGTATCTGGATCAGCGGTTTGTGGGCAGTCGCTTTCTGGCCATGCAGTTGTTGATTGTCCACGGCAGTGCCAACGCTGTGATCATCAGCGCCGATTTAATCAGCGTTTACGTGGCCCTTGAAGTGCTCAGTGTGGGGGTATTTTTGCTCTTGACCTATGGGCGGCGGGCTGAGCACCAACCAAGGGTAGGGGATCGTCAGCTCTGGGTGGGGCTGCGCTACCTGTTTATGAGCAATGTTGCCATGCTCTTCTACTTGATGGGGACGGTGCTGGTCTATGTGCGCACGGGATCCTTTGCCATGAGCGGCTTGGCTGCCGCCACACCGACGGCTCTGGCGCTCATTACCCTCGGCCTTTTGGCGAAGGGGGCGATCTTTGTCGCGGGCCTGTGGCTGCCCCTCACCTATATCAGCGGGGATCGTGTGATCGTCGCGGTGCTCAGCGGCTTTACCACCAAAGCGGGAGCCATGGCCATGGCCCGCTGCAGTGAAGCCTCGCCGGTCTTGGCGCAGTGGTTGCCCTATCTGAGCGCAGGCTCAGCCGTTTTTGGGATTGCCTTTGCCTTGATGTCCAAAACCCCACAGCGGCTCTTGGCGTGGAGCTCGGTCTCGCAGATGGGGTTCGTGATTGCGGCGCCCCAGTGGGCGGGTTTGTATGGCCTTGCCCACGGACTGGCAAAACCCTTGCTGTTTATTGGGGCAGCAGTAGAAAATCGCTGGCGCTGGCCCATGTTGATTCTGGGGGCGGCCTCACTTGCCGGGGTGCCGGGTGGTTTGGGTTATGGGGCAAAAGCCCTGAGCTTGTCTGGGCTAACTCCTTGGCACGAGTGGCTGCTCACCCTGGTGACGATTGGGACAACCTGTGTGGGAGTACGGGTGCTGCTGGCACCATCTCCCCAGGAGACGATGGGAATCACTGGTAAAGCAGGCTGGCAAGACAAGGTAGCCCTGCTGATTTGGGGTGGGGGCTTACTCTGGGGCTGGTTACCGGCGGCCTATAGTGCTGACAGCCTCCTCAAGGCGCTGCTCAGCCTGAGTCTGGGGATCCTCTTAGGCTGGTTCTGGGAGCGGGTTCCCCAGCCGCAGTGGCGTTTGGATGAGGGGGTAGAGGCGGTAATTGGGGTTTTGAGTCTGGTGTTGGTGCTGATGTTAGTCCTGTTCGCTGGGGTGAATCATGTCGCGCTACCCTAA
- a CDS encoding photosystem II reaction center protein J gives MTSQARIPLWIVAVIAGLGVITVVGLFFYGSYVGLGSSL, from the coding sequence ATGACCAGTCAGGCAAGGATCCCTTTGTGGATAGTGGCGGTAATCGCTGGTTTGGGTGTGATAACAGTGGTTGGGCTTTTCTTCTACGGCTCCTATGTGGGTCTAGGCTCAAGCCTGTGA
- a CDS encoding MarR family winged helix-turn-helix transcriptional regulator, with protein MAAREPFLGLLRDLARAYQAFENYSGVHIRQMGLTSPQFDVLVTLGNTPGMTMNVLAKKTLVTKGTLTGIVDRLEQKGLVRREVPPENRRCFKIVLTEAGEKLFEDIFPVHIAYLKERFQKLDPSEIAQIQTALQRLHSVF; from the coding sequence CTGGCCGCCCGCGAACCCTTCTTGGGGCTGTTGCGAGATCTGGCACGGGCCTATCAAGCCTTTGAAAATTATTCTGGAGTGCATATTCGGCAAATGGGGCTAACCTCTCCACAGTTTGATGTGTTGGTTACCCTCGGCAACACTCCCGGCATGACCATGAACGTTTTGGCCAAGAAAACCTTGGTTACCAAAGGTACCCTGACGGGCATTGTGGATCGCCTCGAGCAAAAGGGCTTGGTGCGCCGCGAAGTACCCCCCGAGAATCGCCGCTGCTTCAAGATCGTGCTAACAGAGGCAGGCGAAAAACTGTTTGAGGACATTTTCCCCGTCCACATTGCCTATTTGAAAGAGCGCTTCCAAAAGTTGGATCCCTCGGAGATTGCCCAGATCCAAACCGCCCTGCAACGGTTGCACTCTGTTTTTTGA
- the glp gene encoding gephyrin-like molybdotransferase Glp, with product MEALSGRAKALGWRLLGIPSVMLPVAEAEALILQAVQPLGTEWVELGSAQGRILSQTLCSPQDFPAQPTSSMDGYGVRFADVQQGIPCDLQVSETIPAGRAPATELQPGQAVRLYTGSVLPVGADTVVMQEYTQRLSEAQVRILKEPQQGEFVRPQGSFAQQGDPLLERGQRLEGAELAVLAALRQAVVPVFRQPRVAILSTGDELVPIQQVPGPGQIVDSNQYGLAALVQTAGGIPVKLGIVPDHPQVLRETMQQALGAADVVISSGGVSVGDFDYVEQLLEDLGGAIFIRSVAIKPGKPLTVARFSNLHGPDKLYFGLPGNPVSALVTFWRFLHPALRKIGGSLPPYLEVISATSLKDLHADGKREHYLWGRLHLKSDQAQFQPANSHNSGNLMNLTGCNGLAVLPIGTTQIPAGSPVQVLRLP from the coding sequence ATGGAAGCCCTCAGCGGCAGGGCCAAGGCCTTAGGATGGAGGTTATTGGGGATCCCGTCTGTCATGTTGCCGGTTGCCGAAGCTGAAGCCCTAATTTTGCAAGCGGTTCAGCCGTTGGGTACGGAGTGGGTGGAGCTGGGATCCGCCCAAGGGCGTATTCTCAGTCAGACCTTATGTAGCCCGCAAGATTTTCCCGCTCAGCCCACCTCCAGCATGGATGGCTATGGGGTGCGCTTTGCCGATGTGCAACAGGGGATCCCTTGTGATCTACAGGTGAGTGAGACAATTCCCGCCGGGAGAGCACCCGCAACGGAGCTGCAACCCGGGCAGGCGGTGCGCCTCTACACAGGTTCGGTCTTGCCCGTCGGGGCCGATACGGTGGTGATGCAGGAATACACCCAGCGGCTATCAGAAGCACAAGTTCGGATTCTCAAGGAGCCACAGCAGGGTGAATTTGTTCGGCCCCAGGGGAGTTTTGCCCAGCAAGGGGATCCGCTCCTAGAAAGAGGGCAACGGCTGGAAGGGGCGGAACTGGCGGTCTTGGCAGCCCTCCGGCAAGCGGTGGTGCCGGTGTTTCGTCAACCGAGGGTGGCTATCCTCTCAACTGGGGATGAGTTAGTGCCGATCCAACAGGTACCGGGGCCGGGGCAAATCGTCGATTCCAACCAATACGGCTTAGCGGCTTTGGTGCAGACAGCGGGAGGGATCCCCGTGAAACTGGGCATTGTGCCTGATCACCCCCAGGTTTTGCGGGAGACCATGCAGCAGGCACTCGGGGCTGCCGATGTGGTGATTTCCTCCGGGGGCGTGTCGGTGGGGGATTTTGACTACGTAGAACAGTTGCTAGAAGACCTCGGGGGAGCCATTTTTATTCGCAGCGTGGCCATCAAACCCGGCAAACCGCTGACGGTGGCCCGGTTTTCAAATCTGCACGGCCCTGACAAGTTGTACTTTGGCCTGCCGGGTAACCCTGTCTCTGCCTTGGTTACCTTTTGGCGCTTTTTGCACCCCGCCCTCAGAAAAATAGGGGGATCCCTGCCACCTTATTTAGAGGTTATTTCAGCTACCAGCCTTAAAGATCTTCATGCCGATGGCAAGCGCGAACATTATCTCTGGGGTAGATTGCACCTTAAGTCGGATCAGGCCCAGTTTCAGCCCGCTAACAGTCACAATTCTGGTAACTTAATGAACCTGACCGGATGCAATGGCTTGGCGGTGCTACCCATAGGCACAACTCAAATCCCTGCCGGGTCGCCAGTTCAGGTGTTACGGCTGCCGTGA
- the psbF gene encoding cytochrome b559 subunit beta, with translation MAVNSDEPVFYPVFTVRWLAVHTLAIPTVFFLGAIAAMQFIQR, from the coding sequence ATGGCAGTTAACTCTGACGAACCCGTCTTTTACCCTGTTTTCACCGTCCGCTGGCTGGCGGTGCATACCTTGGCGATCCCAACGGTTTTCTTCTTGGGTGCCATCGCTGCAATGCAGTTTATTCAACGGTGA
- a CDS encoding Na+/H+ antiporter subunit E: MSRYPKLGVLEIGLRLLIWFLLTGDLSWANIAIGVAVTLLLPRQPSAPVQWRDWGRVLQEIVLAIPQAYREAFEMILKPHTVEAVVHKQALPNRSAGLVFLDIFLITFTPKTIVLNCDAQGTYEVHVVKPREEV; the protein is encoded by the coding sequence ATGTCGCGCTACCCTAAGTTGGGTGTATTGGAAATTGGCCTGCGGCTGTTGATTTGGTTTTTGCTGACCGGCGATCTGAGCTGGGCCAATATTGCCATCGGTGTAGCTGTCACGTTGCTACTGCCGCGTCAGCCCTCAGCCCCGGTGCAATGGCGCGATTGGGGGCGGGTGCTCCAGGAAATTGTTCTCGCCATTCCGCAGGCCTACCGGGAAGCCTTTGAGATGATCCTCAAGCCCCATACGGTTGAGGCGGTTGTTCACAAACAAGCACTCCCCAATCGTTCGGCGGGGTTGGTGTTTCTCGATATCTTTTTGATTACCTTCACGCCCAAGACGATTGTGCTCAATTGCGATGCCCAAGGCACTTATGAGGTGCATGTGGTGAAGCCACGGGAGGAGGTGTGA
- a CDS encoding DUF4040 domain-containing protein, with translation MEETVLLVIVLLLPLTASLVVTQVNPYHALVMRGILGAIAALIYALFGAADVALTEALVGTMLSITLYAIAVRSSLSMRLGVLEGSPVLDASTPAARQLLQQVRQGLQPQHMRLELAAYTSPEALVAALQNREVHTIALEPIDGAADYRLMTRVPRLQVILAQQAILSEVMAA, from the coding sequence ATGGAAGAGACGGTGTTGCTGGTGATTGTGTTGCTGCTGCCCCTGACGGCGAGCTTGGTGGTCACCCAGGTGAATCCTTATCATGCGTTGGTGATGCGAGGGATCCTGGGAGCCATTGCAGCCTTGATCTATGCCTTGTTTGGGGCGGCGGATGTGGCGCTCACGGAGGCGCTGGTGGGCACGATGCTGTCGATTACCCTCTATGCGATTGCGGTGCGTTCGTCCTTGAGTATGCGGCTGGGGGTACTTGAAGGCAGTCCGGTGCTGGATGCCAGTACGCCGGCAGCGCGGCAGTTGTTGCAGCAGGTGCGCCAGGGGTTGCAGCCGCAGCATATGCGCTTAGAGTTGGCAGCCTATACCAGTCCTGAAGCGTTGGTGGCGGCACTGCAGAATCGCGAGGTGCACACTATTGCCCTTGAGCCAATCGATGGCGCGGCTGACTATCGCCTGATGACGCGTGTGCCCCGCCTACAGGTGATCTTGGCGCAGCAAGCCATTCTCTCTGAGGTGATGGCGGCATGA
- the carB gene encoding carbamoyl-phosphate synthase large subunit: protein MPRRTDIQKILLIGAGPIVIGQACEFDYSGTQACKALREEGYEVILVNSNPATIMTDPSMADRTYIEPVTPEFVAKIIERERPDALLPTMGGQTALNVAVKLAQMGILEKYGVELIGAKQEAIEKAEDRDLFKQAMQRIGLAVPKSGLAHTLEEAKQIAQEIGYPLIIRPAYTLGGTGGGVAYNQEEFEEICTAGLDASPVSQILVEESVIGWKEFELEVMRDLADNVVIICSIENIDPMGVHTGDSITVAPAQTLTDKEYQRLRDYAIAIIREIGVETGGSNVQFAVNPVNGEVRVIEMNPRVSRSSALASKATGFPIAKMAAKLAVGYTLPEIPNDITRKTPASFEPTIDYVVTKVPRFAFEKFPGSEPVLTTQMKSVGEVMAIGRTFQESVQKALRSLEIDRPGFGTDKPETFPSPEEVRANLRIPNPFRLLTIRTALLMGFTAEEIVKLTQMDPWFIDKLQELVEVEQALKGRELGSLTAPDLLHLKQLGFSDRQIAYLTGSSESQVRSYRKALGVIPTYKTVDTCAAEFEASTPYQYSTYESESEIFPSQKDKVMILGGGPNRIGQGIEFDYCCCHAAFALSRLGYEAIMVNSNPETVSTDYDTSDRLYFEPLTHEDVMNLVDAEQPVGLIVQFGGQTPLKLAQALAASQAPIWGTPPDSIDIAEDRERFKHILRELDIQQPANGIARSVEESLQIARRIGYPVVVRPSYVLGGRAMEIVYSDQDLKRYMQLAVAVDPERPVLVDQFLEDAVEVDVDAIADRTGAVTIGGIMEHIEQAGIHSGDSACVLPSRTLTPGVLQVIREWTVKLAQALKVVGLINVQYAVQKDQVYILEANPRASRTVPFVSKAIGHPLADYAAQVMSGKTLAELGFTQEVIPPHIAVKEAVLPFNKFPGTDTLLGPEMRSTGEVMGIDTDFGRAFAKAQIAAGQNLPLEGTVFISVSDRDKQAVIPVAREFAEMGFRLVATEGTHAVLTEHGIPVEKILKLHEGRPHVIDAIKNRQIQLIINTPSGIEAQQDGHKIRRTALTYKIPLVTTLAGARATAAAIRALQSGSLQVKSLQEFHT from the coding sequence ATGCCGCGTCGTACCGATATTCAAAAGATCTTGCTGATCGGAGCTGGGCCGATTGTGATTGGTCAAGCCTGTGAGTTCGACTATTCCGGCACCCAAGCCTGCAAAGCCCTACGGGAAGAAGGCTATGAGGTGATCCTGGTCAATTCCAACCCGGCCACGATCATGACGGATCCGAGCATGGCGGATCGCACCTATATTGAGCCGGTCACCCCAGAATTTGTGGCGAAAATTATCGAACGAGAACGCCCCGATGCTTTGCTCCCCACCATGGGTGGGCAAACGGCTTTGAATGTGGCGGTGAAACTGGCCCAGATGGGGATCCTGGAGAAGTATGGGGTGGAGCTGATCGGGGCCAAACAGGAAGCGATTGAAAAAGCGGAAGACCGGGATTTGTTTAAGCAGGCGATGCAGCGGATTGGCCTGGCGGTGCCCAAGTCTGGCTTGGCCCATACCCTGGAAGAAGCCAAACAGATTGCCCAAGAGATCGGCTATCCCCTGATTATTCGCCCCGCCTATACCTTGGGGGGAACAGGGGGTGGAGTGGCCTACAACCAAGAGGAATTTGAAGAGATCTGCACTGCCGGGTTGGATGCCAGCCCGGTTTCGCAAATTTTGGTGGAAGAGTCGGTAATTGGTTGGAAAGAGTTTGAGCTGGAGGTGATGCGGGATCTGGCGGATAACGTGGTGATCATCTGCTCGATTGAAAACATCGACCCGATGGGGGTGCACACGGGCGACTCGATCACTGTGGCCCCGGCCCAAACCCTGACCGACAAAGAATACCAGCGCCTACGGGATTATGCCATCGCCATCATCCGTGAGATTGGGGTGGAAACAGGCGGCTCCAATGTGCAATTTGCCGTCAACCCCGTCAATGGGGAAGTTCGGGTGATCGAAATGAACCCACGGGTTTCCCGCTCCTCGGCGCTGGCCAGCAAAGCCACGGGTTTCCCGATCGCCAAAATGGCCGCCAAACTCGCCGTTGGCTACACCCTACCGGAGATCCCCAACGACATCACCCGCAAAACCCCCGCCAGCTTTGAACCCACCATCGACTATGTGGTTACCAAGGTGCCCCGCTTTGCCTTTGAGAAATTCCCCGGTTCAGAGCCAGTTCTGACTACCCAAATGAAATCAGTGGGGGAAGTAATGGCCATTGGCCGTACCTTCCAAGAATCCGTCCAGAAAGCCCTACGCTCCCTGGAAATTGACCGACCGGGTTTTGGTACCGACAAACCGGAAACCTTTCCTTCCCCAGAAGAGGTTCGCGCCAATCTGCGCATCCCCAATCCCTTTCGCCTACTCACCATTCGCACTGCCTTGTTGATGGGCTTTACAGCTGAAGAAATTGTCAAGCTCACCCAGATGGATCCCTGGTTTATTGACAAGTTGCAAGAGTTGGTGGAGGTGGAACAGGCCCTCAAGGGACGGGAACTGGGATCCCTGACAGCCCCAGACCTCCTGCACCTCAAACAACTGGGCTTCAGCGATCGGCAAATCGCCTACTTGACGGGATCCTCGGAAAGCCAGGTGCGCAGCTACCGCAAAGCACTGGGGGTCATCCCCACCTACAAGACTGTGGATACCTGTGCTGCCGAATTTGAAGCCAGTACCCCCTACCAATACTCCACCTACGAAAGCGAGTCGGAGATCTTTCCTTCCCAAAAGGACAAGGTGATGATCTTGGGGGGTGGCCCCAACCGCATTGGTCAGGGGATTGAATTTGACTACTGTTGCTGCCATGCTGCTTTTGCCCTTAGCCGCTTGGGCTATGAGGCGATCATGGTCAATTCCAATCCAGAAACCGTTTCCACCGACTACGACACCTCCGATCGCCTGTATTTTGAGCCGCTCACCCACGAAGATGTGATGAATTTGGTGGATGCCGAGCAGCCGGTGGGTTTGATCGTGCAATTTGGCGGCCAAACCCCCTTGAAACTGGCGCAAGCCCTGGCGGCTTCCCAGGCACCCATTTGGGGCACCCCCCCCGACTCAATTGATATTGCCGAGGATCGGGAACGCTTCAAGCACATTCTGCGGGAATTGGACATCCAACAGCCTGCTAATGGCATTGCCCGCAGTGTGGAAGAGAGCCTCCAGATCGCCCGGCGCATTGGCTACCCAGTGGTGGTGCGACCCAGCTATGTGTTGGGGGGACGGGCCATGGAGATCGTTTATTCTGACCAAGACCTGAAGCGCTACATGCAGCTGGCGGTGGCCGTGGATCCCGAGCGGCCCGTGCTGGTGGATCAATTTTTGGAGGATGCGGTGGAAGTGGATGTGGATGCCATTGCCGACCGGACGGGGGCTGTTACCATTGGCGGCATTATGGAGCACATCGAACAGGCCGGGATCCACTCCGGCGATTCCGCTTGTGTGCTGCCCAGCCGTACCCTCACCCCAGGGGTCTTGCAGGTGATTCGGGAGTGGACGGTGAAATTGGCTCAGGCTCTCAAGGTGGTGGGGCTGATCAACGTGCAATATGCCGTGCAAAAAGACCAGGTGTACATTCTAGAGGCCAACCCGCGCGCTTCCCGGACGGTACCCTTTGTCAGCAAGGCCATCGGCCACCCGCTAGCAGACTATGCGGCCCAGGTGATGAGCGGCAAAACCCTGGCAGAACTGGGCTTTACCCAGGAGGTGATCCCCCCTCACATTGCCGTGAAAGAAGCGGTCTTGCCCTTTAACAAGTTCCCGGGCACCGATACGCTCTTGGGGCCGGAAATGCGCTCCACGGGCGAGGTGATGGGCATCGATACCGACTTTGGTCGGGCCTTTGCCAAGGCGCAAATTGCTGCCGGACAGAATCTACCCTTAGAGGGAACGGTGTTTATCAGTGTCAGCGACCGGGACAAACAGGCGGTGATTCCGGTGGCTCGGGAGTTTGCAGAGATGGGCTTTCGCTTGGTGGCGACGGAAGGGACCCATGCGGTATTGACCGAGCACGGGATCCCAGTGGAAAAAATCCTCAAGCTGCATGAAGGCCGTCCCCATGTGATTGATGCCATCAAAAACCGCCAGATCCAACTGATCATCAATACCCCCTCTGGCATTGAAGCCCAGCAGGATGGCCACAAAATTCGCCGCACTGCCCTCACCTACAAAATTCCCCTTGTTACCACCCTAGCTGGGGCCAGAGCCACTGCCGCTGCCATTCGTGCTCTGCAATCGGGATCCCTGCAGGTCAAGTCGTTACAGGAGTTTCATACTTGA